The following coding sequences lie in one Candidatus Kryptobacter tengchongensis genomic window:
- a CDS encoding UDP-3-O-[3-hydroxymyristoyl] glucosamine N-acyltransferase: MKLYEIANTLGCEIIGNPEIEIRRVAEIQNAGKGDITFISNPKYEKFFDTTGASAVIVGKSFTKRREGISLLIVDDPYFAFVRVLKLLNPPVELLPPGIHPTAVVAESAVLGENVRIGANAVIGERVKIGNNTVIMPGVVICDDVEIGNDVLIYPNVTVYHKCKIGNRVIIHSGTVIGSDGFGFAPRPDGSYEKIPQVGIVVIEDDVEIGSNCSIDRATLGETVIKRGAKLDNLIQIAHNVVIGENTVIAAQTGIAGSTKIGKNCVLAGQVGIVGHIEIADRTTIAAQSGVSKSITEPGKVYFGYPAREHSVALRIEGAIRQLPELIKEFRELKSKVEKFFSGK, translated from the coding sequence ATGAAACTTTATGAAATAGCAAATACACTCGGGTGTGAGATCATAGGTAACCCGGAGATTGAGATAAGAAGAGTTGCTGAAATACAGAATGCAGGTAAAGGAGATATAACTTTCATATCAAATCCAAAGTATGAAAAATTTTTTGATACGACAGGTGCTTCCGCTGTGATAGTTGGTAAAAGTTTTACTAAGAGAAGAGAGGGTATATCATTACTTATTGTTGATGATCCTTATTTTGCCTTTGTTAGGGTTTTGAAGCTGTTAAATCCTCCGGTGGAACTTTTACCTCCGGGGATTCATCCAACAGCTGTTGTTGCAGAAAGCGCTGTTCTTGGTGAAAATGTCCGAATCGGGGCTAATGCTGTTATAGGTGAAAGAGTAAAAATTGGGAATAATACCGTGATAATGCCAGGTGTTGTAATTTGCGATGATGTTGAAATAGGTAATGATGTTTTGATTTATCCAAATGTAACAGTTTACCATAAGTGTAAAATTGGCAACAGGGTTATAATTCATTCTGGAACTGTCATTGGAAGTGATGGATTTGGTTTTGCTCCAAGACCTGATGGAAGTTATGAAAAGATACCCCAGGTTGGGATTGTCGTGATTGAGGATGATGTTGAAATTGGTTCAAATTGTTCAATTGACAGGGCTACGCTTGGTGAAACCGTGATAAAACGAGGAGCAAAACTTGACAATTTAATTCAAATCGCTCATAATGTTGTAATTGGTGAGAACACTGTCATAGCAGCACAAACTGGGATAGCAGGGAGCACAAAGATTGGGAAAAACTGTGTTCTTGCGGGTCAAGTAGGTATCGTAGGACATATTGAAATTGCTGATAGAACAACGATAGCAGCTCAATCGGGTGTATCAAAGTCAATAACTGAACCTGGTAAAGTTTATTTTGGTTATCCAGCGAGAGAGCATTCGGTTGCTTTGAGGATAGAAGGAGCTATAAGGCAGCTTCCTGAGTTGATAAAGGAATTTCGTGAGTTGAAGTCAAAAGTTGAAAAATTTTTTTCGGGAAAATGA
- a CDS encoding periplasmic chaperone for outer membrane proteins Skp, with amino-acid sequence MKIFFKILLGCFILAEISFSQLKIGYVDSETIMKQLPEAQEAQRKIDVLIQQWQGELQKMRDEWKMKYEEYEKRKLILTDEARAQMEKELTELDRKIADFQMQKFGPDGELYRKQDEFVKPIQNKIFNAIKEVALEEGYDFVFDKSGEILLLYANEKYDLTQKVLNKLLQLK; translated from the coding sequence ATGAAGATATTTTTCAAAATCCTTCTGGGTTGTTTTATTCTTGCCGAGATCTCATTTTCTCAGTTGAAGATAGGTTATGTTGATTCTGAAACAATAATGAAACAGCTTCCAGAGGCGCAGGAAGCACAGCGTAAAATTGATGTGCTGATACAGCAATGGCAAGGGGAACTTCAAAAGATGAGGGATGAGTGGAAGATGAAATATGAAGAATATGAAAAGCGGAAACTTATTTTAACCGATGAAGCAAGAGCTCAAATGGAGAAAGAATTAACCGAGCTTGACAGAAAAATTGCCGATTTCCAAATGCAAAAATTTGGTCCTGATGGGGAACTTTATCGCAAGCAGGATGAATTTGTAAAACCAATTCAGAACAAAATTTTTAATGCGATAAAAGAAGTCGCACTTGAAGAGGGATATGATTTTGTGTTTGATAAAAGCGGTGAAATTTTATTGCTTTATGCGAATGAAAAGTATGATCTAACCCAGAAAGTGTTAAACAAACTCCTTCAATTGAAATAA
- a CDS encoding outer membrane protein, which yields MKKNIGLILTILFFVTTLNSQQTAIRIGYVDSQVILQQLPEAQKIQKELDNLLQKYQAEYDQMVKTYQSKVEEYQKKEAMLNPQAKEQMQREIMELEQKIFEYRNQKLGPQGEFEQEREKRLKPLRDKIIDAIEDVAREEKLNFVFDKAGDVILLYADKQFDITFKVLDKLTRGAKSK from the coding sequence ATGAAGAAAAACATTGGCTTGATTCTAACAATTTTATTTTTTGTAACAACGCTTAACTCACAACAAACAGCGATAAGAATTGGTTATGTTGATTCACAAGTAATTTTGCAGCAATTGCCCGAAGCTCAAAAAATTCAAAAAGAACTTGATAATTTGTTGCAAAAATATCAGGCTGAATACGATCAGATGGTGAAGACTTATCAAAGCAAAGTTGAAGAATATCAAAAGAAAGAGGCAATGCTTAACCCGCAAGCAAAGGAGCAAATGCAAAGAGAAATTATGGAGCTTGAACAGAAAATTTTTGAATACAGAAATCAGAAACTTGGACCTCAAGGGGAATTTGAACAGGAAAGGGAAAAAAGATTGAAACCTTTGAGAGATAAGATAATTGATGCAATTGAAGATGTCGCTCGTGAAGAAAAGTTGAATTTCGTTTTTGATAAAGCTGGTGATGTCATTCTGCTTTATGCGGATAAGCAGTTTGATATTACATTTAAAGTTCTTGATAAATTAACGAGAGGAGCCAAATCTAAATGA
- a CDS encoding Beta-barrel assembly machine subunit BamA, giving the protein MRRFIVCIFFIFVLSSNLFSQQQEVYKILGISVEGNTVAQPSAIIFNSGLKVGDEITLTRVGDMLIPGDKVRNAVKQLWALRIFKKVSVEVENQVGDGVYLLIRVEEYPRLDDIIIEGNKAVSTRDIKNKINLVRGQVIAENRLTSVASEIKKVYEEKGYFLADVKFEVIPTKEGRANLKVKINEGRKISIKKIIFDGNVKVKDGDLKGAMKDTKEKKWWMFWRTAKFDRKKYEEDKKKIIEYYRKKGFKDATILDDSIYVDEKREHLYIKIKVFEGPQYKVRNITWEGNTIFDDKVLSERLDFKSGDIYNREKFEKNLYGNEQQTDVASLYLDNGYLTVNMQPEEIKVGEDTIDIVVHVFEGKQFRIRRVDIKGNTKTKDKVIRRELYTVPGKFFSRSDIIRSIRNLAVLNYFNPEKLKPDYRMVSDSTVDLTYEVEEKSSDTFNASVGYSSFGLIGSIGVTFNNFSISEPWRGGDGQMLNFEWVFGRYDYRTFSLSFREPWFRDTPTSVGFNIVDTRYSFGYDLRQTGGSISLGRRLRWPDDYFRVDYIFRFQIYNVGGTSGYYREGKWSQFSLTQVITRNSVDNPIFPSIGSNVSLSTEISGGPIFPGTTDYFKIYLSSEWFSRIFNWEKLVWYNSFDWGYVDGFRRDSFIPPIELFSMGGTGLGYIAVTPLRGYNDISIGVTSNNVPQGRVLMKYTTEVRFGLTMNPMPIYLLLFAEAGNAWARTRQVSLFNLYRSAGFGVRLHMQPIGLIGFDYGYGFDDVEPRDGKPDGWHFHFQFGRGF; this is encoded by the coding sequence ATGCGTAGGTTTATAGTTTGCATTTTTTTTATTTTTGTTTTGTCATCAAATTTGTTCTCGCAACAGCAGGAAGTCTATAAAATTCTTGGTATTTCAGTTGAAGGCAATACCGTTGCACAACCCTCAGCTATAATCTTTAATTCTGGGTTGAAGGTTGGTGATGAGATTACTTTAACGAGAGTTGGTGATATGCTCATTCCCGGGGATAAGGTCAGGAATGCAGTTAAACAATTATGGGCGTTGAGGATTTTTAAGAAGGTCAGCGTTGAAGTTGAAAATCAAGTTGGAGATGGAGTTTACCTTTTAATTCGGGTTGAGGAATACCCACGGCTTGATGATATAATAATTGAGGGGAATAAAGCGGTTTCCACAAGGGATATAAAGAATAAAATAAATTTAGTTCGTGGGCAGGTAATCGCTGAAAATAGACTAACATCGGTAGCAAGCGAAATAAAGAAAGTGTACGAGGAGAAAGGATATTTTTTGGCGGATGTTAAGTTTGAGGTTATTCCAACGAAGGAGGGAAGAGCTAATTTAAAAGTTAAAATAAATGAAGGGAGGAAAATTTCAATTAAAAAAATCATCTTTGATGGCAATGTAAAAGTCAAAGATGGTGATTTGAAGGGAGCAATGAAAGACACGAAGGAGAAGAAATGGTGGATGTTCTGGCGGACTGCAAAGTTTGATAGGAAAAAATATGAAGAGGACAAAAAGAAAATAATTGAGTATTATCGCAAAAAGGGATTTAAAGATGCGACGATACTGGACGATTCTATTTATGTTGATGAGAAAAGGGAACATCTTTACATAAAAATAAAAGTTTTTGAGGGTCCACAGTATAAAGTTAGAAACATCACATGGGAAGGGAACACAATTTTTGATGATAAAGTCCTAAGTGAGCGACTTGATTTCAAAAGTGGGGATATTTACAACCGAGAGAAGTTTGAAAAAAATCTATATGGGAATGAGCAACAAACGGATGTTGCATCGCTTTATCTTGACAATGGATATTTAACAGTGAATATGCAACCTGAGGAGATAAAGGTGGGCGAAGATACGATTGATATTGTGGTCCATGTTTTTGAGGGGAAACAGTTTAGGATAAGAAGGGTAGATATAAAGGGGAATACGAAGACAAAAGATAAGGTGATAAGGCGTGAGCTTTATACTGTTCCTGGAAAGTTTTTCAGCAGAAGTGATATTATAAGAAGCATAAGGAATCTTGCTGTTTTAAATTATTTTAACCCTGAAAAGCTTAAACCAGATTATAGGATGGTGAGCGATTCAACGGTTGATTTAACTTATGAAGTGGAAGAGAAGTCAAGCGATACATTTAACGCTTCAGTTGGGTATAGTAGTTTTGGATTGATAGGGAGCATTGGTGTGACATTCAACAATTTTTCAATTTCTGAGCCGTGGCGTGGTGGAGACGGGCAAATGTTGAATTTTGAGTGGGTTTTTGGAAGATATGACTACAGGACATTCAGTTTGAGTTTCAGGGAACCGTGGTTTAGAGATACACCGACCTCAGTCGGCTTTAACATCGTTGATACGAGATATTCTTTTGGATATGATTTAAGGCAAACAGGTGGTTCTATTAGTTTGGGAAGGAGGTTGAGATGGCCAGATGATTATTTCAGGGTTGACTATATTTTCAGATTTCAAATTTACAATGTCGGGGGCACGAGTGGATACTATAGAGAAGGGAAGTGGAGTCAGTTTAGTTTAACTCAGGTGATAACAAGGAATAGCGTTGATAATCCGATTTTCCCAAGCATTGGCTCAAATGTTTCACTTTCAACTGAAATTTCAGGCGGTCCGATCTTTCCTGGGACAACTGATTACTTTAAGATTTATCTTAGCTCTGAATGGTTTAGCAGAATTTTCAATTGGGAAAAACTTGTTTGGTATAATTCTTTTGATTGGGGTTATGTTGATGGTTTCAGGCGTGATTCGTTTATACCTCCGATAGAGTTGTTTTCAATGGGTGGGACAGGGCTTGGTTATATTGCCGTGACCCCGCTTCGTGGGTATAATGATATATCCATTGGCGTTACATCAAATAATGTGCCTCAAGGGAGGGTCTTGATGAAATATACAACTGAGGTTCGTTTTGGATTAACGATGAATCCAATGCCGATATATTTGCTTTTGTTTGCGGAGGCTGGTAATGCTTGGGCGAGGACGCGACAGGTGAGTTTATTTAATCTTTATCGCTCTGCTGGTTTTGGCGTGCGACTTCATATGCAACCGATTGGTTTAATTGGATTTGATTATGGATATGGGTTTGATGATGTTGAACCCAGGGATGGAAAGCCCGATGGCTGGCATTTTCATTTCCAATTCGGAAGAGGTTTTTAA
- a CDS encoding Undecaprenyl pyrophosphate synthetase — protein sequence MSDSVSSSSKVESKSSYDRRIQEELKKSGEIPKHIAIIMDGNGRWAKKRGLPRVAGHREGVKSVRDVVEACAQLGVKYLTLFAFSTENWKRPKHEIDTLMKLLIKTLRTETDKLHKNDIKLMAIGDIESLPVEVQRELKEAIEKTKNNKRMVLNLALSYSGRWEIIEAVKGIARDVKSGKIKVEEINDSLFASYLKTAGIPEPDLLIRTSGEFRISNFLLWQIAYTELYICDCLWPDFRRKHLYEAIRDYQKRERRFGMTSEQIKKKSFNGNA from the coding sequence ATGAGCGACTCTGTCTCATCATCATCAAAAGTGGAGAGCAAAAGTTCTTACGACAGGAGAATTCAGGAGGAACTTAAAAAAAGTGGAGAGATTCCAAAACACATTGCAATAATAATGGATGGCAATGGACGATGGGCGAAGAAAAGAGGACTTCCAAGGGTTGCGGGACATAGAGAAGGAGTTAAATCTGTTCGTGATGTCGTTGAGGCATGTGCACAACTTGGTGTGAAATATCTTACCTTGTTTGCTTTTTCCACAGAAAACTGGAAAAGACCGAAGCATGAAATTGATACCTTGATGAAACTTTTGATAAAAACGCTACGAACTGAAACCGACAAACTTCATAAAAATGATATTAAACTTATGGCTATAGGGGATATTGAGTCCTTGCCTGTAGAGGTTCAGCGGGAGCTTAAAGAAGCAATTGAAAAAACGAAAAATAACAAAAGAATGGTTTTGAACCTCGCATTAAGTTACAGTGGCAGATGGGAAATTATTGAAGCGGTTAAAGGCATAGCAAGAGATGTTAAAAGTGGGAAGATAAAAGTTGAAGAGATCAATGATAGTCTTTTTGCAAGTTATCTTAAAACAGCAGGGATACCTGAACCTGATTTGCTTATAAGAACAAGCGGGGAGTTTAGAATAAGTAATTTCTTATTATGGCAAATAGCATACACGGAGCTTTATATCTGTGATTGTCTTTGGCCAGATTTTAGAAGAAAGCATCTATATGAGGCGATAAGGGATTATCAGAAAAGGGAGCGAAGATTTGGGATGACAAGTGAGCAAATAAAAAAGAAAAGTTTTAATGGGAATGCGTAG
- a CDS encoding arsenite-transporting ATPase encodes MRVIIYTGKGGVGKTTISAATGALCAELGYKTIVISTDPAHSLSDSFGKKIGKNPIKITNKLWAQEIDVNEELRINWDKIQGFIVKFLSYQGFDKFMAEEFAIFPGLEELFSLLKINEYYDKETYDVIIVDCAPTANTIRMLSFPDIVSWYMERFFPLERKLVKTIRPVAEKVVKFPLPTDDVYAQVEELYRKIERAKEILTNPKISSVRLVLNPEKMVIKESQRAYTYLNLFEFPVDLIIINKVLPDEIDDEHFKKWKLTQTKHIETVKEAFDPIPIKISFLYNDEVTGLNKLLKFAQNLFNDEDPTKIYYSEKPIQIEEKNGRYFLKLKMPYFTKKDINVWVKNDELIIELPSFRRNIFLPYTLASSKVKEASLNDGILTIEFEKIKEG; translated from the coding sequence ATGCGTGTTATAATTTATACAGGAAAAGGTGGCGTTGGAAAAACAACAATTTCAGCTGCAACTGGAGCCCTCTGTGCCGAACTTGGATATAAAACTATCGTAATAAGCACAGACCCAGCTCATAGCTTAAGTGATTCATTCGGCAAAAAAATTGGCAAAAACCCCATTAAGATAACAAATAAACTCTGGGCTCAGGAAATTGATGTGAATGAAGAACTCCGAATTAACTGGGATAAAATCCAAGGGTTTATAGTTAAATTTCTATCATATCAAGGATTTGACAAATTTATGGCTGAAGAATTTGCAATCTTCCCTGGACTTGAAGAACTCTTCAGTCTGCTTAAAATAAATGAATACTATGACAAAGAAACCTACGATGTGATCATCGTTGATTGTGCCCCAACCGCTAATACTATTAGAATGTTAAGCTTCCCTGACATTGTGAGTTGGTATATGGAACGATTTTTCCCCTTGGAAAGAAAACTTGTTAAAACAATAAGACCCGTTGCTGAAAAAGTAGTTAAGTTTCCCCTTCCCACAGATGATGTCTATGCACAAGTTGAAGAACTTTACAGAAAAATTGAACGCGCTAAAGAAATTTTAACCAACCCCAAAATTTCCTCAGTCCGCCTTGTGCTCAACCCCGAAAAAATGGTTATAAAAGAATCTCAAAGAGCTTACACCTATCTTAACCTTTTTGAATTCCCCGTTGACCTGATAATAATCAACAAGGTTCTTCCTGATGAGATTGATGATGAACACTTCAAAAAATGGAAATTAACACAAACAAAACATATTGAGACCGTAAAAGAAGCATTTGACCCAATCCCGATAAAAATCTCCTTTCTATACAATGACGAGGTAACCGGGCTAAATAAACTTCTAAAGTTTGCACAAAATCTATTCAACGATGAAGATCCGACTAAAATTTATTACTCCGAGAAGCCAATCCAAATTGAAGAAAAAAACGGAAGATACTTTTTAAAACTTAAAATGCCTTATTTCACGAAGAAAGATATCAATGTCTGGGTTAAAAACGATGAGTTGATAATAGAATTGCCAAGCTTTAGAAGAAATATATTTTTACCATACACACTTGCGTCATCAAAAGTTAAAGAGGCAAGTTTAAACGATGGAATTCTAACCATTGAATTTGAAAAAATAAAGGAAGGTTAA
- a CDS encoding Uncharacterized conserved protein, contains GH25 family domain, translating to MKKFLVFLFVFNLVYSHDYWLHPKKFVLSKEDTLTIHLYVGDKLNIEIEREFQKDMTEKFEIITNDTIINLLPRLQDKSLPVLSEKFELEGLALVAMDRGWAYIELSQKDFEEYIRHEGIENIKISKSVKKKVERERYRRYIKSLIMFGDKVEGEIYKKVLNQRLEIILFKNPFSLKIGDEVEAQVLFEGKPLVNKTVMLYSLVQGKVFEQNVKTDKNGVAKFKINNSGFHLIRLVHLRRCEKCSDADWESFWASFSFEIPQR from the coding sequence ATGAAAAAATTTTTGGTTTTTTTATTCGTTTTTAATCTCGTTTATTCTCATGATTACTGGCTTCATCCTAAAAAATTTGTCCTTTCAAAAGAAGATACATTAACAATCCATCTTTATGTTGGGGATAAACTTAACATTGAAATTGAGCGTGAGTTTCAAAAAGATATGACGGAAAAATTTGAAATTATAACAAACGATACAATTATCAATCTTTTGCCGCGATTGCAGGATAAATCCCTTCCTGTTTTGAGTGAGAAGTTTGAACTTGAGGGGCTTGCTTTAGTTGCCATGGATAGGGGATGGGCTTACATTGAATTGAGTCAAAAGGATTTTGAAGAATATATTCGCCACGAGGGCATTGAAAATATAAAAATTTCAAAATCGGTAAAGAAAAAAGTTGAAAGGGAAAGATATCGCAGATATATTAAATCGCTTATTATGTTCGGGGATAAAGTTGAGGGTGAAATTTATAAAAAAGTTTTAAATCAACGGCTTGAGATAATTCTTTTTAAGAATCCATTTTCACTTAAAATTGGGGATGAGGTTGAAGCTCAGGTTTTATTTGAAGGGAAACCACTTGTGAATAAAACCGTTATGCTTTACAGTTTGGTTCAGGGTAAAGTTTTTGAGCAAAATGTGAAAACAGATAAAAATGGTGTGGCGAAATTTAAAATCAATAACTCAGGATTTCATCTTATTCGTCTTGTTCACTTACGCAGATGCGAAAAATGTAGCGATGCAGATTGGGAAAGTTTTTGGGCATCATTCAGTTTTGAAATCCCGCAGAGATGA
- a CDS encoding riboflavin synthase alpha chain: MFTGIIEEVGKVKSVVQKGKARVFAISSEKLLNDIKIGDSVAVNGVCLTVFEKLNEYFKVEAVEETIKKTNLGNLKTGDRVNLELSLKLGDRLGGHIVLGHVDTTGVIENILKLKNSWIFEIKFPIEFRKYIIPKGSIAVDGISLTIAEVDDGKFKVSIIPFTWENTNLKFKRSGDRVNLEFDFFGKYIESFLKQWREQPWQGG; the protein is encoded by the coding sequence ATGTTCACTGGGATCATTGAAGAGGTTGGAAAGGTTAAATCAGTCGTCCAAAAGGGCAAGGCGAGGGTTTTTGCGATATCATCAGAGAAATTATTAAATGATATCAAAATCGGGGATAGCGTTGCAGTAAATGGGGTTTGCCTTACGGTATTTGAAAAACTAAATGAATATTTTAAAGTTGAAGCGGTTGAAGAAACGATAAAAAAAACAAATCTTGGGAATTTGAAAACTGGAGATCGCGTTAATCTTGAACTTTCTCTTAAACTCGGTGATCGGCTTGGAGGGCATATAGTCCTTGGGCATGTTGATACAACTGGGGTGATTGAAAACATACTAAAACTTAAAAATAGCTGGATTTTTGAAATAAAGTTTCCAATTGAATTCAGAAAATATATCATCCCGAAAGGATCAATTGCGGTTGATGGGATAAGTTTAACTATCGCAGAGGTTGACGATGGTAAATTTAAAGTTTCAATTATTCCATTTACTTGGGAGAACACGAACCTTAAATTTAAAAGGTCTGGGGACAGGGTAAATCTTGAATTTGATTTCTTCGGGAAATACATTGAAAGTTTTTTAAAACAATGGAGAGAACAACCATGGCAAGGAGGATAA
- a CDS encoding phosphate starvation-inducible protein PhoH: protein MVERKIKLSGVNTLALLGYNDIYLHLIEKKFDAGITVRGDNLILKGEKDEVEKIERVFKELIFILNKNGHLTENDVNIVIDLVKLDSEDLSTTHKKKKHVEDEFDSTILFTKNGPIKAKTPGQLEYYRQVKKNDIVFVIGPAGTGKTYLAVAMAVASLKNHEVNKIILCRPAVEAGENLGFLPGDLREKIDPYLRPLYDALDDMLPADKLKSYFDKRIIEIIPLAYMRGRTLSNAFVILDEAQNATSLQMKMFLTRLGVNSKAIITGDITQIDLPSRTTSGLVEIQEILKGIEGIAFVYLDKNDVVRHRLVKDIIEAYDRYNAMNGKSNEKKDQSNE, encoded by the coding sequence ATGGTTGAAAGAAAAATTAAGTTGTCTGGAGTTAATACACTCGCCCTTTTGGGTTATAATGATATCTATCTTCATTTAATTGAGAAAAAATTTGACGCCGGGATAACTGTCCGGGGGGATAACTTGATCCTAAAGGGAGAAAAAGATGAGGTAGAAAAAATTGAGCGTGTTTTTAAAGAGCTTATTTTCATACTCAATAAAAATGGTCATCTTACGGAAAACGATGTCAATATTGTAATTGACCTCGTAAAGCTTGATAGCGAAGACCTATCAACAACTCACAAAAAGAAAAAACATGTTGAAGATGAATTTGATTCAACAATTCTTTTCACAAAAAATGGACCTATAAAAGCCAAGACCCCTGGACAACTTGAATATTATCGTCAGGTGAAAAAGAATGACATTGTTTTCGTCATAGGTCCTGCTGGTACTGGTAAAACATATCTTGCGGTTGCAATGGCGGTTGCAAGTTTAAAAAATCACGAGGTAAACAAAATTATACTCTGCAGACCCGCGGTTGAGGCTGGAGAAAACCTTGGATTTTTGCCCGGCGATTTGAGGGAAAAGATTGATCCCTATCTTAGACCCCTATATGATGCACTTGATGACATGCTCCCAGCTGATAAACTGAAGTCATACTTTGACAAAAGAATCATTGAAATAATTCCGCTTGCTTATATGAGAGGCAGAACTTTGAGTAATGCCTTTGTGATACTTGATGAAGCTCAAAACGCCACAAGCTTGCAGATGAAAATGTTTTTGACACGTCTTGGAGTTAACTCAAAAGCGATAATAACTGGCGACATAACCCAAATAGATCTACCCTCAAGAACTACATCTGGACTTGTTGAAATTCAGGAAATTTTAAAGGGAATTGAAGGAATCGCCTTCGTATATCTTGATAAAAATGATGTTGTAAGACATCGGCTTGTTAAAGATATCATTGAAGCTTATGATAGATACAATGCAATGAACGGAAAATCAAACGAAAAAAAGGATCAAAGTAATGAATAA
- a CDS encoding XTP/dITP diphosphohydrolase, with amino-acid sequence MNKTNELFLEFVEIVRKLRKECPWDREQTHKSIRHNLIEEAYETVEAIDKDDFEELKKELGDLLLHVVMHSVMAEEENKFTIDEVISGIKDKLIYRHPHVFGNVKVNGSKEVKHNWEKLKRSESNRDSVISGIPKSLPALIKAYRVQEKAGSVGFDWTNIDDVWKKVEEEISELKKTLEIGEQSKIEEELGDLLFAIVNYSRFLRINPESALNKAVEKFTHRFQLIEKELKAQGKDIYSSTLEEMDAIWEKIKKEK; translated from the coding sequence ATGAATAAAACTAATGAATTATTTCTGGAATTCGTTGAAATTGTTCGCAAGTTAAGAAAGGAATGCCCTTGGGATAGGGAACAAACACATAAATCAATAAGACATAACTTAATTGAAGAAGCATATGAAACGGTTGAAGCTATAGATAAAGATGACTTTGAGGAATTAAAAAAAGAGCTTGGGGATTTATTGCTTCATGTCGTGATGCATTCGGTGATGGCTGAAGAAGAAAATAAATTTACAATTGATGAGGTTATAAGCGGAATTAAAGATAAATTGATCTACAGACACCCCCATGTTTTCGGTAATGTTAAAGTCAATGGCTCTAAAGAAGTAAAACATAACTGGGAAAAACTTAAACGATCAGAAAGCAACCGTGATTCAGTGATTTCAGGAATTCCAAAATCCTTACCAGCATTGATAAAAGCATATAGAGTCCAAGAAAAAGCAGGAAGTGTTGGATTTGATTGGACAAATATTGACGATGTATGGAAAAAAGTTGAAGAAGAAATTTCTGAGCTAAAAAAGACACTTGAAATTGGCGAACAAAGTAAAATAGAAGAAGAATTGGGGGATTTGTTGTTTGCAATCGTAAATTATTCAAGATTTTTAAGAATTAATCCGGAAAGCGCCTTAAATAAAGCCGTTGAAAAATTCACACACAGATTTCAACTGATTGAGAAGGAACTTAAAGCTCAAGGCAAAGACATTTACTCATCAACACTTGAAGAAATGGATGCAATCTGGGAAAAGATAAAAAAAGAAAAATAA